In Nonomuraea sp. NBC_00507, the following are encoded in one genomic region:
- a CDS encoding MBL fold metallo-hydrolase produces MSKFVVTPASMAQREAWTGGTIPDVEQVRPGLWSIPVPIPVNPLRYVLVYALELPRGVAVIDAGWNTDEAYEALVAGLGVAGYTITDVQAVLVTHIHPDHYGLAGRVREASGAWIGLHPADARLVRERYDDAAIDSLVQRERALLARCGVPPLTLDELAGASMMIRHMVSMATPDRLVEDGDELGLPGWDLRAVWTPGHSPGHLCFVSPERRLLFSGDHVLAKITPIVAVHPQSGPNPLADYLDALAAVRKLDVDEVLPAHEYRFLELAERVDHVLAHHDGRLAEIERVVAGGDGVTCWDVATRLSWSRPWETIPPFMRRAANNETLAHLVWLAAKGRVVRVPGDPELWRPADR; encoded by the coding sequence GTGTCGAAATTCGTGGTGACCCCTGCCAGCATGGCGCAGCGGGAAGCGTGGACCGGCGGGACGATCCCGGACGTCGAGCAAGTACGCCCGGGACTGTGGTCCATCCCGGTGCCGATCCCGGTCAACCCGCTGCGGTACGTGCTGGTCTACGCCCTGGAGTTGCCCCGCGGCGTGGCCGTCATCGACGCCGGGTGGAACACCGACGAGGCGTACGAGGCGCTCGTCGCCGGCCTGGGCGTGGCCGGGTACACCATCACCGACGTCCAGGCCGTGCTCGTCACCCACATCCACCCCGACCACTACGGCCTGGCCGGGCGCGTCCGCGAGGCGTCGGGCGCCTGGATCGGCCTGCACCCGGCCGACGCGCGCCTGGTCCGGGAACGCTACGACGACGCGGCCATCGACTCCCTGGTCCAGCGCGAGCGGGCGCTGCTGGCCCGCTGCGGGGTGCCGCCGCTGACGCTGGACGAGCTGGCCGGCGCGTCGATGATGATCAGGCACATGGTCTCCATGGCTACGCCCGACCGGCTGGTGGAGGACGGCGACGAGCTCGGCCTGCCCGGCTGGGACCTGCGGGCGGTCTGGACGCCCGGCCACTCGCCGGGGCATCTGTGCTTCGTCTCGCCCGAGCGCAGGCTGCTGTTCTCCGGCGACCATGTGCTGGCCAAGATCACGCCGATCGTGGCCGTGCACCCGCAGTCCGGGCCCAACCCGCTGGCCGACTACCTCGACGCGCTGGCCGCCGTGCGCAAACTGGACGTCGATGAGGTGCTGCCCGCGCACGAGTACCGGTTCCTGGAACTGGCCGAGCGGGTGGACCACGTGCTGGCGCACCACGACGGGCGGCTGGCCGAGATCGAGCGGGTCGTCGCCGGCGGCGACGGCGTGACATGCTGGGATGTGGCGACCCGGCTGAGCTGGTCGCGGCCGTGGGAGACGATCCCGCCGTTCATGCGGCGGGCGGCCAACAATGAGACCCTCGCCCACCTGGTCTGGCTGGCGGCCAAGGGGCGCGTGGTGCGGGTTCCCGGCGATCCGGAACTGTGGCGCCCCGCTGATCGGTAG
- a CDS encoding ABC transporter substrate-binding protein, translating to MSENVARRGFLVGGAVLLAAGCTSNEPAAAPTSAAPAPAPAASGNDQPGTKVTIGFSAPAADHGWIAAIAKNAEATAKQYSDIDFKPVEPTNDINQQISAVESLIAAKVNALVILPNDGQQLNQVALQATEAGIPVINLDRIFPDKLAYRTWVGGDNYGMGVAAGHFIGKQLKDKGVANPVIVEIQGIATLPLTQDRSKGFADALKTYGFSVTAKQDAKFTVETGNQVATSLLQAHKKIDALWNHDDDQGVGVLAAIREASRDEFIMVGGAGSLNAMKEIQSGTSVLQATVTYSPTMASSAIKLARLIAQGKGMSDLVENQVPQSITLASETITKDNVEKYLALGFES from the coding sequence ATGAGTGAGAACGTCGCGCGCAGGGGATTCCTCGTCGGCGGGGCCGTGCTCCTGGCGGCCGGTTGCACCAGCAACGAGCCGGCGGCCGCGCCCACCTCCGCGGCCCCCGCCCCGGCCCCCGCGGCCAGCGGCAACGACCAGCCGGGGACGAAGGTCACCATCGGCTTCTCCGCGCCGGCCGCCGACCACGGATGGATCGCGGCGATCGCGAAGAACGCCGAGGCCACCGCGAAGCAGTATTCCGACATCGACTTCAAGCCCGTCGAGCCCACGAACGACATCAACCAGCAGATCTCGGCCGTCGAGTCGTTGATCGCGGCGAAGGTCAACGCGCTGGTCATCCTGCCGAACGACGGTCAGCAGCTGAACCAGGTCGCGCTTCAGGCCACGGAGGCGGGCATTCCGGTCATCAATCTCGACCGGATTTTCCCCGACAAATTGGCATATCGGACCTGGGTCGGCGGCGACAACTACGGCATGGGCGTCGCGGCCGGGCACTTCATCGGCAAGCAGCTCAAGGACAAGGGCGTGGCGAACCCCGTGATCGTCGAGATCCAGGGCATCGCCACCCTGCCGCTGACGCAGGACCGCAGCAAGGGCTTCGCCGACGCGCTGAAGACCTACGGATTCAGCGTCACGGCCAAGCAGGACGCCAAGTTCACGGTCGAGACCGGCAACCAGGTGGCCACGTCGCTGCTCCAGGCGCACAAGAAGATCGACGCGCTCTGGAACCACGACGACGACCAGGGTGTCGGCGTGCTCGCCGCGATCAGGGAGGCCAGCCGCGACGAGTTCATCATGGTCGGCGGGGCGGGCTCGCTCAACGCGATGAAGGAGATCCAGTCGGGCACGTCGGTGCTGCAGGCCACCGTGACCTACAGCCCGACCATGGCCTCCTCGGCGATCAAACTGGCCCGCTTGATCGCGCAGGGGAAGGGCATGAGTGATCTGGTGGAAAACCAGGTGCCACAGTCCATCACGCTCGCATCGGAGACCATCACCAAGGATAACGTCGAGAAGTACCTGGCACTTGGCTTCGAATCCTGA
- a CDS encoding sugar ABC transporter ATP-binding protein — protein sequence MLVMKGIVKQFPGVRALDGVDLDVRAGEVHCLLGQNGAGKSTLIKVLAGVHQPDKGTIVFNGDQVRPSSPIDAIKLGFATIYQELDLVDGLSVAENIFLGHEHARFGFVNRPSARKAAREVLERLGHPEIRPSTEVGRLSPAAKQVVSMARALSHDARLIIMDEPSAALAHDEVANLFRIIRELTAQGVAVVYISHRLEEIREIGDRVTVLKDGRTVAVGLPARDTPTTQIVSLMTGRNVEYVFPPRGGRTLGEEVLRVEGLTAPGVFRDVSFSVRAGEIVGLAGLVGSGRSEILEAVYGARPAAGRVLLEGRPVRRGVVGTVRHGMGLAPEERKAQALILDQSVTANITLGTLPGFAKFGWIDRKRERSEAKRLSEMLDIRPPDTERPIRNLSGGNQQKAVLARWLLGGLKLLLLDEPTRGVDVGARAELYAVIHELAERGIGVLLVSSEVPEVLGLADRVLVLREGTVIHQGDAADLDEHRVLDMIMNGRAA from the coding sequence ATGCTGGTCATGAAGGGCATCGTCAAGCAGTTCCCCGGCGTGCGCGCGCTGGACGGCGTCGATCTCGACGTGCGAGCGGGCGAGGTGCACTGCCTGCTCGGCCAGAACGGCGCCGGCAAGTCCACCCTGATCAAGGTCCTGGCCGGCGTGCACCAGCCGGACAAGGGCACCATCGTCTTCAACGGCGACCAGGTGCGGCCGAGCAGCCCCATCGACGCCATCAAGCTCGGCTTCGCCACCATCTACCAGGAGCTGGACCTGGTCGACGGGCTCAGCGTGGCGGAGAACATCTTCCTCGGCCACGAGCACGCCCGCTTCGGCTTCGTCAACCGGCCGTCGGCCAGGAAGGCCGCCCGCGAGGTGCTGGAACGGCTCGGCCACCCGGAGATCCGGCCGTCGACCGAGGTCGGGCGGTTATCACCGGCGGCCAAACAGGTCGTCTCGATGGCCAGGGCGCTCTCCCACGACGCCCGCCTGATCATCATGGACGAGCCGTCCGCCGCACTCGCCCACGACGAGGTCGCGAACCTCTTCCGCATCATCCGCGAGCTCACCGCCCAAGGCGTCGCCGTGGTCTACATCTCGCACCGCCTGGAGGAGATCCGCGAGATCGGCGACCGGGTCACCGTGCTGAAGGACGGCCGCACGGTGGCCGTCGGCCTGCCGGCCCGCGACACCCCCACCACCCAGATCGTCTCCCTCATGACCGGCAGGAACGTCGAATACGTCTTCCCGCCCCGAGGTGGCCGCACGCTGGGGGAGGAGGTGCTCCGTGTCGAGGGCCTGACCGCGCCGGGCGTCTTCCGCGACGTCTCGTTCTCCGTACGGGCGGGGGAGATCGTCGGGCTGGCCGGCCTGGTCGGCTCGGGCCGCTCGGAGATCCTGGAGGCGGTGTACGGGGCCCGCCCGGCCGCCGGCCGCGTCCTGCTCGAAGGGCGGCCGGTGCGCCGCGGCGTCGTCGGCACCGTCCGGCACGGCATGGGCCTGGCCCCCGAGGAACGCAAGGCCCAGGCTCTGATCCTCGACCAGAGTGTTACCGCCAACATCACGCTGGGCACCCTGCCGGGGTTCGCGAAGTTCGGCTGGATCGATCGCAAACGCGAGCGGAGCGAGGCCAAGCGGCTGTCAGAAATGCTGGACATCCGCCCGCCTGACACGGAACGCCCGATCAGGAATCTGTCGGGCGGCAACCAGCAGAAGGCCGTGCTCGCCCGCTGGCTGCTCGGCGGTCTCAAACTGCTCCTGCTCGACGAGCCCACCAGAGGCGTGGACGTGGGCGCCAGGGCCGAGCTGTACGCGGTCATCCACGAGCTGGCCGAGCGGGGCATCGGCGTGCTGCTGGTCTCCAGCGAGGTGCCGGAGGTGCTGGGCCTGGCCGACCGGGTGCTGGTGCTGCGCGAGGGGACGGTGATCCACCAGGGTGACGCGGCGGACCTGGACGAGCATCGCGTACTCGACATGATCATGAATGGGAGGGCGGCCTGA
- a CDS encoding sugar phosphate isomerase/epimerase family protein, with translation MRPVTLFTGQWADLPFEEVCRLAAEWGYDGLEIACSGDHFDVGHAMADPSYVEQKHAQLDKHGLKVWTISNHLVGQAVCDHPIDERHKGILPARIWGDGEPEGVRQRAAEEMKNTARAASLLGVDTVVGFTGSSIWHTVAMFPPVPASAIDAGYQDFADRWNPILDVFDEVGVRFAHEVHPSEIAYDYHTTVRTLEAIDHRLAFGLNWDPSHMVWQDLDPVGFILDFKDRIYHVDCKDTRMRVGDGRRGRLSSHLPWADMRRGWDFVSTGRGDVPWEDCFRALNSIGYEGPISIEWEDAGMDRLDGAKEALGYIRKLNSITPPATAFDAAFSTT, from the coding sequence ATGCGACCAGTCACACTGTTCACGGGACAGTGGGCCGACCTGCCGTTCGAGGAGGTCTGCCGGCTGGCGGCCGAATGGGGCTACGACGGGCTCGAGATCGCCTGCTCCGGCGACCACTTCGACGTGGGCCATGCCATGGCGGACCCGTCGTACGTGGAGCAGAAGCACGCCCAGCTCGACAAGCACGGCCTCAAGGTGTGGACGATCTCCAACCACCTGGTCGGCCAGGCCGTCTGCGACCACCCCATCGACGAGCGGCACAAGGGCATCCTGCCCGCCCGCATCTGGGGCGACGGCGAGCCCGAGGGCGTGCGGCAGCGTGCCGCCGAGGAGATGAAGAACACCGCCAGGGCCGCGTCGCTGCTGGGCGTGGACACGGTCGTGGGCTTCACCGGCTCGTCCATCTGGCACACGGTCGCCATGTTCCCGCCCGTGCCCGCCTCGGCGATCGACGCGGGCTACCAGGACTTCGCCGACCGGTGGAACCCGATCCTCGACGTCTTCGACGAGGTCGGCGTACGTTTCGCGCACGAGGTCCACCCGAGCGAGATCGCCTACGACTACCACACGACCGTGCGCACCTTGGAGGCCATCGACCACCGGCTCGCGTTCGGGCTCAACTGGGACCCCTCGCACATGGTCTGGCAGGACCTGGACCCGGTGGGCTTCATCCTGGACTTCAAGGACCGCATCTACCACGTGGACTGCAAGGACACGCGCATGCGCGTCGGCGACGGCCGCCGCGGCCGCCTGTCCTCCCACCTGCCGTGGGCCGACATGCGCCGGGGCTGGGACTTCGTCTCGACCGGACGCGGCGACGTGCCGTGGGAGGACTGCTTCCGCGCCCTCAACTCGATCGGGTACGAAGGCCCGATCTCGATCGAGTGGGAGGACGCCGGCATGGACCGGCTGGACGGGGCGAAGGAGGCGCTGGGCTACATCCGCAAGCTCAACTCCATCACCCCGCCCGCCACGGCCTTCGACGCCGCTTTCTCCACGACGTAG
- a CDS encoding ABC transporter permease, which yields MSEPTTKGPVAGSAVASVSRFGLGEMRHLGLLAALAILVVVGLVTRPDNFATASNLVSILSLAATIGVITVGATFVIIGGGIDLSVGAVMALASVWATTLATQSYGPWVMAVCAILVGTGAGLVNGLLISYGRLVPFIATLAMLVAARGLAQRMSDRKTQLIQPENSALVDLSTQRLLGVPLLVYIFALVVVLGWIMLNRTTFGRRTYAVGGNPEAARLAGIDVRRHTMLLYALSGLCCGIAAILIMARTTTGSSTHGDLYELDAIAAVIIGGTLLTGGRGTIVGSILGLLIFTLITNLFILNGLNTSDQLIAKGLIIVIAVLLQRRNLKERAP from the coding sequence ATGAGCGAGCCCACAACGAAGGGGCCTGTCGCCGGATCGGCCGTAGCTTCGGTGAGCCGCTTCGGTCTCGGTGAGATGCGACATCTCGGCCTGCTGGCGGCGCTGGCGATCCTGGTGGTGGTCGGCCTGGTCACCAGGCCGGACAACTTCGCCACCGCGTCCAACCTGGTCAGCATCCTGTCGCTGGCCGCCACGATCGGCGTGATCACGGTCGGGGCCACGTTCGTGATCATCGGTGGTGGCATCGACCTGTCGGTGGGCGCCGTCATGGCGCTCGCCTCGGTCTGGGCCACCACCTTGGCCACGCAGTCGTACGGGCCCTGGGTCATGGCCGTGTGCGCGATCCTCGTCGGCACCGGCGCGGGGCTGGTCAACGGGTTGCTGATCTCGTACGGGCGATTGGTGCCGTTCATCGCCACGCTCGCCATGCTGGTGGCCGCCCGAGGGCTGGCGCAGCGCATGTCCGACCGCAAGACGCAGCTCATCCAGCCGGAGAACTCCGCCCTCGTGGACCTGTCGACCCAGCGGTTGCTCGGCGTCCCGCTGCTGGTCTACATCTTCGCCCTGGTCGTGGTGCTGGGATGGATCATGCTCAACCGCACGACGTTCGGGCGGCGGACGTACGCGGTCGGCGGCAACCCCGAGGCGGCCCGGCTGGCCGGCATCGACGTCCGCAGGCACACGATGCTGCTCTACGCCCTGTCCGGGTTGTGCTGTGGCATCGCCGCCATTCTGATCATGGCGAGGACCACGACAGGCTCGTCCACCCACGGCGACCTGTACGAACTCGACGCCATCGCCGCCGTGATCATCGGTGGCACGTTGCTCACCGGGGGGCGGGGGACGATCGTGGGCTCGATCCTGGGCCTGCTGATCTTCACCCTCATCACCAACCTGTTCATCCTCAACGGCCTCAACACCAGCGACCAGCTGATCGCCAAGGGCCTGATCATCGTCATCGCCGTCCTTCTCCAGCGGCGGAACTTGAAGGAGAGAGCACCATGA
- a CDS encoding SDR family oxidoreductase has translation MLRFDDRVAIVTGAGHGLGRAHALLLAERGAKVVVNDLGGALDGTGASTGPAAEVVALITKNGGQAVANADNVATPDGARAVVQAAVDAFGTVDIVVNNAGILRDKSFGKMTVEEFDAVMAVHVRGSYLVSQAAYPIMKAAGYGRVVNTSSPAGLFGNFGQANYSTAKMGLVGLTKTLGIEGARNGIKANAIAPVAWTRMTESLLPAEFEAKFTPERVSALVAYLVHESCEVSGEVFTVGGGRVARVFVAEGPGWKDDDITPESVAGNWESIMAEQPYVLTAADSMKAMI, from the coding sequence ATGCTTCGGTTCGATGACAGAGTCGCGATCGTCACAGGGGCCGGACACGGTCTCGGCAGGGCGCACGCGCTCCTCCTGGCCGAGCGGGGCGCCAAGGTCGTGGTCAACGACCTCGGGGGCGCGCTCGACGGCACGGGCGCCTCGACCGGGCCCGCCGCCGAGGTGGTGGCGCTCATCACGAAAAACGGCGGGCAGGCCGTCGCCAACGCCGACAACGTCGCCACGCCGGACGGCGCCAGGGCCGTCGTGCAGGCCGCGGTGGACGCGTTCGGTACGGTCGACATCGTCGTCAACAACGCGGGGATCCTGCGGGACAAGTCGTTCGGGAAGATGACGGTCGAGGAGTTCGACGCCGTCATGGCGGTGCACGTGCGCGGGTCCTACCTGGTCAGCCAGGCGGCCTATCCGATCATGAAGGCGGCCGGCTACGGGCGCGTGGTCAACACCTCGAGTCCGGCCGGGCTGTTCGGCAACTTCGGCCAGGCCAACTACTCCACGGCCAAGATGGGACTGGTCGGGCTGACCAAGACGCTCGGGATCGAGGGCGCGCGCAACGGCATCAAGGCCAACGCCATCGCGCCCGTGGCCTGGACCAGGATGACCGAGTCGCTGCTGCCGGCCGAGTTCGAGGCCAAGTTCACGCCGGAGCGGGTGAGCGCGCTCGTGGCGTACCTGGTGCACGAGTCGTGCGAGGTCAGCGGCGAGGTGTTCACCGTCGGCGGGGGCCGGGTGGCGCGGGTGTTCGTGGCCGAGGGGCCGGGCTGGAAGGACGACGACATCACGCCGGAGTCGGTCGCGGGCAACTGGGAGTCGATCATGGCCGAGCAGCCGTACGTGCTGACGGCCGCAGACTCGATGAAGGCGATGATCTGA
- a CDS encoding glutathione S-transferase family protein has product MKLSREISGDGRFVRQPNRFTERIGPPEPGRYRVYASYACPWAQRVLIVRKLLGLEDLLDVTIVDPIRDEKGWRIPGGDPEYLSELYHATDPGYTGRYTVPCIWDTRDKRIVTNDFPQITLDLEMSWGTVPNLYPERLRPDIDIMNDRLYHGLNNAVYEAGFARDQQAYEEAVSRVFTTLDFLEVRLAESDYLFDTLTDSDVRLYTTLARFDSVYYAHFKCSVRRLIDYPALWAYARRLYAIPAFRETTDFDQIKRHYYITQTDINPSRIVPVGPELDWRPERRTVRPESGSSRDQRGPSERDHSTP; this is encoded by the coding sequence ATGAAGCTGAGCCGCGAGATTTCAGGCGATGGCCGCTTCGTCCGGCAGCCGAACCGCTTCACGGAACGGATCGGCCCTCCCGAACCCGGCCGGTACCGGGTCTACGCCTCCTACGCCTGCCCGTGGGCGCAACGCGTGCTGATCGTACGGAAACTGCTGGGCCTGGAGGACCTGCTGGACGTCACGATCGTCGACCCCATCAGGGACGAGAAGGGCTGGCGCATCCCCGGCGGCGACCCGGAGTATCTGTCGGAGCTCTATCACGCGACCGACCCCGGCTACACGGGCCGCTACACCGTCCCGTGCATCTGGGACACCCGGGACAAGCGCATCGTCACCAACGACTTCCCGCAGATCACCCTCGATCTGGAGATGTCATGGGGCACCGTCCCCAACCTCTATCCCGAGCGCCTACGCCCCGACATCGACATCATGAACGACCGCCTCTATCACGGCCTCAACAACGCGGTGTACGAGGCGGGCTTCGCCCGTGACCAGCAGGCGTACGAGGAGGCGGTGTCGCGGGTCTTCACCACACTCGACTTCCTCGAGGTGCGCCTGGCGGAGTCCGACTACCTCTTCGACACCCTCACCGACAGCGACGTGCGCCTCTACACGACGCTGGCCAGGTTCGACAGCGTCTACTACGCGCACTTCAAGTGCTCGGTCCGGCGGCTGATCGACTATCCGGCGCTGTGGGCGTACGCGCGCAGGCTCTATGCCATCCCGGCCTTCCGCGAGACCACCGACTTCGACCAGATCAAGCGTCATTACTACATCACCCAGACCGACATCAACCCGAGCCGGATCGTGCCGGTAGGGCCGGAGCTGGACTGGAGACCGGAGCGGCGAACGGTCAGGCCCGAGAGCGGTAGCTCGCGTGACCAGCGAGGGCCGAGTGAGCGCGACCATTCAACACCGTAG
- a CDS encoding ROK family transcriptional regulator: MTPLPGSAGDVLTLISAGSATTRSDLARLTGLARSTISQRVDALIERGLVEETESGESTGGRPPRQLRLHTEDHAFAGVDLGATHCRVALMDISGNVLAECEDSLLIDEGPEKVLAHVDQRLDRLLGQAGRPRAMLRAVGIGVPGPVEFATGRPNNPPIMPGWNDYPVPDYFDGVNVLVDNDVNVMALGEHRNAFAGINHLLFVKVGTGIGCGIVADGKLHRGAQGSAGDIGHIRVSGHEDAGCRCGNSACLEAVAGGAAIARRLTELGLAAETGADVVALVQSGNTQALRLVREAGRLIGEVLASLVNFFNPEVIVIGGALSRVHEHLLAGIRETVYRRSLPLATHHLSITPSRTGINAAALGAGLLAIEQYLSPDNINRIVNA; encoded by the coding sequence ATGACCCCTCTGCCGGGCTCCGCCGGAGATGTGCTGACACTGATCAGTGCCGGTTCGGCGACGACCCGTTCCGATCTTGCGAGGCTCACCGGTCTGGCCAGGTCCACGATCTCCCAGCGCGTGGACGCGCTGATCGAGCGAGGCCTGGTGGAGGAGACCGAGAGCGGCGAGTCCACCGGTGGCCGGCCGCCGCGGCAGCTGCGCCTGCACACCGAGGACCACGCGTTCGCGGGCGTCGACCTGGGCGCCACCCACTGCCGGGTGGCGCTGATGGACATCTCGGGCAATGTGCTCGCCGAGTGCGAGGACTCGCTGCTGATCGACGAGGGCCCCGAGAAGGTGCTCGCGCACGTGGACCAGCGGCTCGACCGGCTGCTCGGCCAGGCCGGGCGGCCGCGGGCGATGTTGCGCGCGGTCGGGATCGGGGTGCCCGGGCCGGTGGAGTTCGCCACCGGGCGGCCGAACAATCCGCCGATCATGCCGGGCTGGAACGACTACCCCGTCCCTGATTACTTCGACGGCGTGAACGTGCTCGTCGACAACGACGTCAACGTGATGGCGCTGGGCGAGCACCGCAACGCCTTCGCCGGCATCAACCACTTGCTGTTCGTCAAGGTCGGCACCGGCATCGGCTGCGGCATCGTGGCCGACGGCAAGCTGCACAGGGGCGCCCAGGGCTCGGCCGGCGACATCGGGCACATCAGGGTCAGCGGCCACGAGGACGCCGGCTGCCGGTGCGGCAACAGCGCGTGCCTGGAGGCCGTGGCCGGCGGCGCCGCGATCGCCCGGCGGCTGACCGAACTGGGCCTCGCGGCCGAGACCGGCGCCGACGTCGTGGCGCTCGTGCAGTCGGGCAACACGCAGGCGCTGCGCCTGGTCAGGGAGGCGGGCCGGCTCATCGGCGAGGTGCTGGCGAGCCTGGTCAACTTCTTCAACCCCGAGGTCATCGTCATCGGCGGCGCCCTGTCGCGGGTGCACGAGCATCTGCTGGCCGGCATCAGGGAGACGGTCTATCGGCGATCGCTCCCGCTGGCCACGCACCATCTGTCGATCACCCCGAGCCGTACGGGGATCAACGCGGCCGCGCTCGGGGCGGGGCTGCTCGCCATCGAGCAATACCTGTCTCCGGACAACATCAACCGCATCGTCAACGCTTAG
- a CDS encoding Gfo/Idh/MocA family protein gives MSHKTTIGVGMVGYAFMGRVHSQAWRSVGAFFDLPLAPRMAALAGRSKERTEAAAAQLGWDAVETDWRELIKRDDVQIVDICTPGDSHAEIAIAALAAGKHVICEKPLANTVAEAEAMVRAAAAAPASVKSMVAFNYRRVPAVALARRFVEEGRLGEIRHVRAQYLQDWIVDPEFPLVWRLQKDKAGAGALGDIGSHIVDAAEFVSGQHIVGVSGLMETFIKERPLAGESAGLGASRTDAMGEVTVDDAALFFGRMSGGALASFEATRFATGRKNAMRIEINGQLGSLAFDFEAMNELWFSSGGGGFERILVTEPDHPYVGAWWPPGHGLGYEHTFTHEIKDFLEAIATGADPSPSFADGLRVQRILEAVERSAADGSRYTNVED, from the coding sequence ATGTCACACAAGACCACCATCGGCGTGGGAATGGTCGGCTACGCGTTCATGGGCCGCGTCCACTCACAGGCCTGGCGCAGCGTGGGGGCCTTCTTCGACCTGCCGCTCGCGCCGCGCATGGCGGCGCTGGCCGGCAGGTCGAAGGAACGCACCGAGGCGGCCGCCGCCCAGCTCGGCTGGGACGCCGTAGAGACGGACTGGAGAGAGCTGATCAAGCGCGACGACGTGCAGATCGTCGACATCTGCACGCCCGGCGACTCGCACGCCGAGATCGCCATCGCCGCGCTGGCCGCCGGCAAGCACGTGATCTGCGAGAAGCCGCTGGCCAACACCGTCGCCGAGGCCGAGGCCATGGTGCGCGCCGCCGCCGCGGCGCCGGCTTCGGTCAAGAGCATGGTGGCCTTCAACTACCGGCGGGTGCCCGCGGTCGCGCTCGCCCGCCGGTTCGTGGAGGAGGGCCGGCTCGGCGAGATCAGGCACGTGCGGGCGCAATACCTGCAGGACTGGATCGTCGATCCGGAGTTCCCGCTGGTGTGGCGGCTGCAGAAGGACAAGGCCGGGGCCGGCGCGCTCGGCGACATCGGCTCGCACATCGTGGACGCGGCCGAGTTCGTCAGCGGGCAGCACATCGTGGGTGTGTCCGGGCTGATGGAGACCTTCATCAAGGAACGTCCGCTGGCGGGCGAGTCGGCCGGCCTGGGCGCCTCCCGTACGGACGCGATGGGCGAGGTCACCGTCGATGACGCCGCGTTGTTCTTCGGCCGGATGTCGGGCGGGGCGCTGGCCTCGTTCGAGGCCACGCGGTTCGCCACCGGCCGCAAGAACGCCATGCGCATCGAGATCAACGGTCAGCTCGGCAGCCTGGCCTTCGACTTCGAGGCCATGAACGAGCTGTGGTTCAGCTCCGGTGGCGGCGGCTTCGAGCGGATCCTGGTCACCGAGCCCGATCACCCGTACGTGGGCGCCTGGTGGCCGCCCGGGCACGGGCTCGGCTACGAGCACACCTTCACCCACGAGATCAAGGACTTCCTGGAGGCGATCGCCACCGGAGCCGACCCGTCGCCGTCGTTCGCGGACGGTCTGCGGGTGCAGCGGATCCTGGAGGCGGTCGAGCGGAGCGCGGCTGACGGCAGCCGCTACACGAACGTGGAGGATTGA